One stretch of Lacimicrobium alkaliphilum DNA includes these proteins:
- a CDS encoding serine hydrolase domain-containing protein yields the protein MKKLITVGLFLLTGFVTSAFAQSDANVQSIERGLLPNQFLEGYLKTRSIAEVMLEDNIPGLSMTFMDNGQIAWQKTYGYSDLSTLTPTTTDTVFAGASLSKPLAAVTALQYVEDGKISLDDDINRFLISWKVPDSEFTEKQKVTLRYLIGHQAGVSSDVPSPYDVGEKLPTVTQMLEGSPPSTAPKITLFATPGEQYKYSNPGYAIIQQLIEDVSGKSFEATTQSAIFDPLDMDNSSFSQPIPERLMAHRASGYNEKLTAYPYQLYPFKGAGGVWTNPTDLATFVMTLINDYHTGEGALVSQQMAQQVFARNPTRLGFKKHYIEGSEDIVFDHWGSIPGFTSYMVGSLKNKQALVIMTNSDNGFDLMAAIARTVAQHYDWQPVQPKMYKRYEMTPQQPGKFTGVFGKASGNENQYVFEVKNGQLHVVSDAEEVQLIAVGEHKFIDTVKNTTFEFLTNNEGEVSWLRVTLESGYNFDQPRQ from the coding sequence ATGAAAAAACTCATCACTGTTGGATTGTTCTTGCTCACAGGCTTTGTGACGTCTGCATTTGCGCAAAGTGATGCAAACGTTCAGTCGATCGAACGTGGGCTATTACCCAATCAGTTTCTTGAGGGATACTTAAAAACGCGATCTATCGCTGAAGTCATGCTGGAGGACAATATTCCCGGCCTCAGCATGACCTTTATGGATAATGGGCAAATAGCCTGGCAAAAAACCTATGGCTACTCCGATTTAAGCACCTTAACGCCCACTACAACAGATACGGTATTTGCAGGAGCCTCGCTAAGTAAACCGCTGGCAGCAGTCACTGCATTGCAGTATGTTGAGGATGGGAAGATTAGTCTTGATGATGATATTAATCGCTTTTTGATTTCGTGGAAGGTGCCCGACAGCGAATTCACAGAAAAGCAAAAAGTCACCCTTCGATATCTTATTGGTCATCAGGCCGGTGTTAGTAGTGACGTGCCATCACCTTATGATGTCGGTGAAAAACTGCCAACAGTGACGCAGATGCTTGAAGGAAGCCCGCCATCTACAGCGCCGAAAATCACGCTTTTCGCCACACCCGGCGAGCAGTATAAATATTCAAATCCAGGCTATGCAATTATTCAGCAACTCATTGAGGACGTCAGCGGGAAGAGTTTTGAAGCCACTACTCAGTCTGCAATATTTGACCCGCTCGATATGGACAACAGTTCTTTCTCGCAACCAATACCGGAGCGCCTCATGGCGCACCGGGCATCCGGCTACAACGAGAAGTTAACTGCCTACCCCTACCAGCTTTATCCATTCAAAGGTGCAGGTGGTGTCTGGACCAACCCGACCGACTTAGCCACCTTTGTGATGACACTGATCAACGATTACCACACAGGTGAAGGAGCTTTGGTTTCGCAACAAATGGCCCAGCAGGTTTTCGCCCGGAATCCTACCCGGCTGGGCTTTAAGAAACACTATATAGAGGGTTCAGAGGATATTGTTTTTGATCACTGGGGCAGTATCCCAGGTTTCACAAGTTATATGGTCGGCTCACTTAAGAATAAACAAGCGTTGGTAATTATGACCAACAGTGATAACGGCTTCGATTTAATGGCTGCGATAGCCAGAACCGTTGCACAACATTACGACTGGCAGCCGGTCCAGCCCAAAATGTACAAGCGTTATGAGATGACACCGCAGCAACCCGGGAAATTTACCGGTGTGTTTGGTAAGGCCTCGGGCAACGAGAATCAGTATGTTTTTGAGGTTAAAAACGGGCAACTACACGTAGTCTCTGACGCTGAAGAGGTGCAATTAATAGCCGTCGGCGAGCATAAATTTATCGATACTGTCAAAAACACCACCTTCGAGTTCTTAACTAACAATGAAGGCGAAGTGTCCTGGCTAAGAGTGACTCTGGAAAGCGGTTACAATTTTGACCAGCCCAGGCAGTAA
- a CDS encoding type II toxin-antitoxin system RelE/ParE family toxin, with protein sequence MYKLSNLAAEDFRAIYEYTLLNFGARQADTYTDDLESTFRLLSNSPLLGYECQEIADGVRRHDHQRHAIFYRRREHDFFVIRILHQQMDPMRHFFEL encoded by the coding sequence GTGTATAAGCTTTCCAATCTTGCGGCAGAGGATTTCAGAGCCATCTACGAATATACCTTGCTTAACTTTGGTGCTCGCCAGGCCGATACTTACACTGACGACCTGGAGAGCACCTTTCGTCTCCTGTCCAACTCTCCACTATTGGGGTATGAGTGCCAAGAGATCGCAGATGGGGTTCGCCGTCACGATCACCAACGACACGCCATTTTCTACCGGAGGCGTGAGCACGATTTTTTTGTCATCAGGATACTCCACCAGCAGATGGATCCAATGAGACATTTTTTTGAGCTTTAA
- a CDS encoding type II toxin-antitoxin system ParD family antitoxin gives MPRTTSVTIGSELDDFVGRLIESGRYGSTSEVVRSALRLLERQENQTAALRSAVEAGERSGESDLSLRDIAAQVKQKYGV, from the coding sequence ATGCCCAGAACAACGAGTGTCACTATCGGTTCAGAACTAGATGACTTTGTGGGGAGATTGATTGAGTCCGGACGCTACGGCTCAACCAGCGAAGTCGTGCGTTCAGCCTTGCGGTTGCTCGAACGTCAGGAAAATCAAACGGCAGCACTCAGAAGTGCTGTAGAAGCAGGGGAACGAAGCGGGGAAAGTGACTTGTCTCTACGCGACATTGCCGCTCAGGTGAAACAGAAATACGGTGTATAA
- a CDS encoding GFA family protein, giving the protein MYQGSCLCGAVTLEIHGGIESIIHCHCSKCRKNSGTAYATNGFIATRDLLIKTGNENMTFYETAPGKKRHFCKVCASPVFSSNEQSPDRLRLRLGILDSDILERPISHNFVSSKANWDDPDAALPRYDGHEPGRAASAR; this is encoded by the coding sequence ATGTATCAGGGTAGTTGTCTATGTGGCGCTGTAACATTGGAAATACATGGCGGTATTGAATCAATCATTCATTGCCACTGTTCTAAGTGCAGAAAAAACAGCGGAACCGCATATGCCACAAATGGTTTTATCGCCACCAGGGATCTTCTGATAAAAACAGGGAATGAAAACATGACGTTTTATGAGACCGCACCGGGCAAAAAACGTCATTTCTGTAAAGTCTGTGCCTCCCCGGTTTTCAGCAGCAATGAGCAATCACCGGATCGCCTTCGCTTGCGCCTGGGTATTCTAGACTCTGACATTCTGGAACGACCCATATCGCATAATTTCGTGTCATCAAAAGCTAACTGGGATGATCCTGATGCAGCTCTGCCCCGCTATGATGGCCATGAGCCCGGCCGTGCTGCGTCTGCCCGTTAA